One Porphyromonas pogonae genomic region harbors:
- a CDS encoding peptidase associated/transthyretin-like domain-containing protein: MKQLITLFLLLCCFTITQAQEVVYTVQGVVLDSKSLKPVHNAIITFHPVGDDDNASTQVLAFVTSRQDGTFRVSLSNHKKPVLCRVRLMGYHEQKISITPSNIGDKLTIHLEEKSELLPEVVVVSNSIISKGDTISYKASAFIKPDTYSAEDLIKKLPGLTVDTRGFIHYLGEPIQGVYIEGMDLVADKYQTATRTVKAEDIKSIDVMERFQRVKLLRGLEEGEGAMLNIKLKNTEMLNPSGDVGIEGGLLSKKIVSDAKANALLINSKAQILGSFNIGNTNQIPIQDMAQAQSIPHVSIRNILPQRLPDGTPSRLSRSQKRTSGTFNHLMRLREETTLKYNLAYEYQMQQKSGGQKAKLFNGSDFVEFEDRWDNKNKNHIADLSIDYTQNSSHQYFQNNLHLEGDFLNENNDLDRKNVPIHEYAKIGEFRIADSFNYMKKSDQNLLKIGGLINYRKLPHASIGVPSGTYLYRQILRGQELMAQTGFTYGWGVGNAYNIYGNVNIEGHYQDGNIASTTHDLISEANGGKLLCTTAPTLSYTSFTLKWSLSIPLEFRWDNYCYTDFEKQKKHHRSLGVYPGINANLSYRPNSYWYINFSTRFKHQQTGSFTDYLIGSYHTTFESIITRRNLLTPQTSTIGSTLNVEYRRSIQAFFARLTIAGKRSSGNNIINSILHGTSKEGIVLKGQKIGYDAIGQLYLSKQFRSIKTLVSLLVDYNYLNRPLVISSKHSNLHVHTMSVGTDINSAPAHWLELNASIHYSTNQYKNTYSTNRMDNWLIGSGIILNMGEHLTAKLYNESLISNSNEGAYPTKSIFNGSLSYRQTRYQIDLKCDNLLNEEVSYINKNIEANEYYVYNQLRQRQILLCYTLKL; this comes from the coding sequence TTGAAACAACTAATAACACTATTTTTACTTCTCTGTTGCTTTACTATTACCCAAGCACAGGAGGTAGTATACACAGTACAAGGAGTCGTATTAGACAGTAAATCTTTGAAACCTGTGCACAATGCCATCATTACTTTTCATCCTGTAGGCGACGACGATAACGCTTCTACTCAAGTTCTGGCATTCGTTACCAGTCGTCAGGATGGTACTTTTAGGGTAAGTTTGTCAAATCATAAAAAGCCGGTTTTATGTCGAGTACGGCTTATGGGATATCATGAGCAGAAGATATCTATTACACCATCGAATATCGGTGATAAGCTTACCATTCATTTGGAGGAAAAAAGTGAATTGCTCCCAGAGGTAGTCGTGGTAAGCAACTCTATAATATCTAAAGGAGATACTATTTCTTATAAAGCATCTGCTTTCATCAAACCTGACACCTATTCGGCAGAAGATCTGATAAAAAAATTACCGGGACTAACGGTAGATACCAGAGGATTTATCCACTACCTTGGAGAGCCTATTCAAGGTGTATATATTGAAGGCATGGATCTGGTGGCAGATAAATATCAAACCGCTACTCGTACGGTAAAGGCGGAGGATATTAAATCTATTGACGTGATGGAACGATTTCAACGAGTTAAACTCTTAAGAGGCCTTGAAGAAGGAGAAGGAGCCATGCTCAATATTAAATTGAAGAATACAGAGATGCTTAATCCGTCTGGTGATGTGGGTATTGAAGGGGGATTATTATCCAAGAAAATAGTTTCAGATGCAAAAGCCAATGCTCTGCTGATAAACTCTAAAGCTCAAATTCTAGGCTCTTTTAATATTGGAAATACCAATCAAATACCTATTCAAGATATGGCACAGGCTCAGAGTATACCTCATGTTTCTATCAGAAATATACTGCCTCAACGCCTGCCCGATGGCACACCTTCTCGTTTATCACGCTCTCAAAAACGTACGAGCGGGACTTTCAATCATTTAATGCGCCTCAGAGAAGAGACTACGCTAAAATATAACCTTGCTTATGAATATCAGATGCAACAGAAAAGCGGGGGGCAGAAGGCTAAGTTGTTTAATGGCTCTGACTTTGTTGAGTTTGAAGATAGATGGGATAATAAGAATAAAAATCATATAGCAGATCTGTCTATCGATTACACACAAAATAGCTCACACCAATATTTTCAAAACAACTTGCATCTTGAAGGTGATTTCCTGAATGAAAATAACGATCTTGACCGAAAAAATGTACCTATTCATGAATATGCAAAGATTGGAGAATTTCGTATTGCTGATAGCTTCAATTATATGAAAAAGAGCGATCAAAACCTGTTGAAAATAGGAGGGCTCATCAACTACAGAAAACTGCCACATGCTTCTATCGGTGTTCCTTCCGGTACTTACCTTTACCGTCAGATTCTCCGTGGACAAGAATTAATGGCTCAAACGGGATTTACTTATGGATGGGGAGTAGGCAATGCATATAATATATATGGAAATGTAAACATCGAGGGGCATTATCAAGATGGCAATATAGCATCTACAACTCACGATCTCATCAGTGAAGCCAACGGAGGTAAGCTACTTTGCACTACTGCACCCACACTTAGTTACACTTCTTTTACTCTCAAGTGGTCTTTATCAATTCCGCTGGAATTTCGCTGGGATAATTATTGCTATACTGATTTTGAAAAGCAAAAGAAGCATCATCGTAGCCTCGGGGTGTATCCCGGAATAAATGCTAATCTATCCTACAGACCCAATAGTTATTGGTATATAAACTTCTCTACAAGGTTCAAACACCAGCAAACGGGTAGCTTTACCGATTATCTAATCGGGTCATATCACACTACTTTCGAGAGTATTATCACAAGAAGAAATCTTCTTACACCACAGACATCAACTATAGGAAGTACACTCAATGTAGAATACAGAAGATCTATTCAAGCTTTTTTTGCAAGGTTGACTATTGCCGGAAAGAGAAGCTCCGGGAATAATATTATTAATTCTATTCTCCATGGAACCTCCAAGGAGGGTATAGTACTCAAAGGGCAAAAAATAGGATATGATGCCATAGGACAGCTCTATCTTTCTAAACAATTTAGGTCTATAAAGACTTTAGTCTCTCTTTTAGTAGATTACAACTATTTAAATCGCCCTTTAGTCATATCAAGTAAGCATAGTAACTTACATGTACATACCATGTCTGTAGGGACAGATATCAATAGTGCTCCGGCACATTGGTTAGAACTCAATGCTTCTATCCATTATTCGACTAATCAATATAAAAATACATACTCAACGAATCGTATGGACAACTGGCTTATAGGAAGCGGGATCATCTTGAATATGGGAGAACACCTTACAGCTAAGTTGTATAATGAAAGCCTTATTTCAAATTCCAATGAGGGTGCTTATCCTACAAAATCTATTTTTAATGGAAGTCTCAGCTACCGCCAAACCCGATATCAGATAGATTTGAAATGTGATAATTTGCTCAATGAGGAAGTTTCGTATATCAATAAAAACATAGAAGCAAACGAGTACTACGTATACAACCAACTTCGCCAAAGACAAATCTTATTGTGTTATACCCTGAAATTATAA